In Candidatus Methylomirabilota bacterium, the sequence GCACCGTGTGGCGAGAACGGATCATGCCGGGCCTCCCGCGATCTGAGCCGGTTCAGGTTGAGGCCACCGAGATTAGCCGGACGGCTAAAGGGGGTCAAGGATCCGCGTCGCCTCAAAATGATGATTACCGGAGAAGGCGCGGTGCTAGGGTGCGGCGTATGGCGGCGCAGGCACGCTTCGGCATCGTCTTCCTGCCCGAGTCGCTCACGGCGTTCGGCGCGCTCTGCCGCGACGCGGAGGGCCACGGATTCGACTGGCTCGGCGTCGCGGATTCGCAGTCGGTGTTCCGCGAGCTGTACGTGGCCCTCGCGCTGGCCGCCCTCAACACCTCGCGGGCGCGGGTCGGCCCGCTCGTCACCAACCCGCTGACGCGCCACCTCGTGGTCACGGCCAGCGCCATCGCGAGCGTGGACGAGCTGTCGGGCGGCCGGGCCGTTCTCGGCATCGGCTCGGGCGACAG encodes:
- a CDS encoding LLM class flavin-dependent oxidoreductase, which produces MAAQARFGIVFLPESLTAFGALCRDAEGHGFDWLGVADSQSVFRELYVALALAALNTSRARVGPLVTNPLTRHLVVTASAIASVDELSGGRAVLGIGSGD